From the Acidilutibacter cellobiosedens genome, one window contains:
- a CDS encoding DpnI domain-containing protein, producing the protein MNLVFDKQLAISYKSNSQKIRVMSETWIERNVFCPYCGNSRISKLANNIPVADFKCKCCGEIFELKSKKGRFGKEVADGAYDTMIERITSYSNPDLFLLQYDEFNVTDLIVVPKFFFVPDIIKKRRPLSPTAKRAGWTGCNIIYDKIPFQGKIEIIKDRTEIDKKVVINNYHKAINLKIDNISNRGWLFDVLNCVNKITSYYFSLNDVYEFADDLHKNHINNNNIEAKIRQQLQILRDKGYIEFLGRGKYKKL; encoded by the coding sequence ATGAATTTAGTTTTCGATAAGCAGTTAGCGATTTCTTATAAGAGTAATTCCCAGAAAATTCGAGTAATGAGTGAAACTTGGATAGAAAGAAATGTTTTTTGCCCATATTGTGGAAATAGTAGAATATCGAAGCTGGCAAACAATATCCCTGTTGCTGATTTTAAATGCAAATGTTGTGGCGAAATATTCGAACTGAAAAGCAAGAAGGGAAGATTTGGAAAGGAAGTAGCGGATGGTGCTTATGATACAATGATAGAGCGTATCACAAGCTATTCAAATCCTGATTTATTCTTGCTTCAATATGATGAATTTAATGTCACGGATTTAATTGTTGTGCCAAAATTCTTCTTTGTCCCTGATATTATCAAGAAAAGGAGGCCTTTATCCCCGACTGCAAAACGTGCAGGGTGGACAGGTTGCAATATAATTTACGATAAAATACCATTCCAAGGGAAAATTGAGATAATCAAAGATCGGACAGAAATTGATAAGAAAGTTGTTATTAATAACTATCATAAAGCAATTAATTTGAAAATAGATAATATATCAAATCGAGGATGGTTATTTGATGTCCTTAATTGTGTTAATAAAATTACCAGTTATTATTTTTCATTAAATGATGTTTATGAATTTGCAGACGATTTACATAAAAATCATATTAACAATAATAATATTGAAGCTAAAATAAGACAACAATTACAGATTTTAAGAGATAAAGGTTATATTGAATTTTTGGGTAGAGGAAAATATAAAAAACTTTAG
- a CDS encoding PTS system mannose/fructose/N-acetylgalactosamine-transporter subunit IIB, whose amino-acid sequence MADIRLIRVDFRLMHGQVIANWLNQVDGNAIMIVNKQLSKDPFMNNVYKMAAPKGVKVSIFDLDTALEKIKSEKYTSNRKLIVLFKSVTDAKEAYEKGFPISELQVGGLGSGPDRVQITNQIYLNKEDTDKLLDMNGKGVKVYLQAVPKESELSIDKAAEKVK is encoded by the coding sequence ATGGCAGACATTCGTCTAATAAGAGTAGACTTCAGATTGATGCATGGACAGGTTATTGCAAACTGGTTGAATCAAGTAGATGGAAATGCAATTATGATTGTCAACAAACAATTATCGAAAGATCCGTTTATGAATAATGTATACAAAATGGCGGCACCAAAGGGAGTAAAAGTAAGTATTTTTGATCTTGATACAGCACTGGAAAAGATTAAAAGTGAAAAATATACTTCTAATAGAAAATTGATTGTATTGTTTAAATCAGTTACAGATGCCAAAGAAGCGTATGAGAAGGGTTTCCCTATCAGCGAACTTCAAGTTGGAGGCCTTGGTTCAGGGCCAGATCGGGTACAGATTACAAATCAAATTTATCTAAACAAGGAAGATACAGATAAATTACTTGATATGAATGGAAAGGGGGTAAAGGTTTATTTACAGGCTGTACCAAAGGAATCTGAACTTTCAATTGATAAAGCAGCAGAAAAAGTCAAATAA
- a CDS encoding RraA family protein, whose translation MEQNNKLEELKQFDTPSITNVVATYPDKDYCLGLYHPWKGKWYTDQTLKCMYPELGRTVGYAVTCTYGLPDPNFTNLKFADVLRAVAKMSKPVVLIVKQNMPEEIKNINGMLGGNMMTALKSAGVVGVISDGPSRDIDEIRPLKMQYMLTGITAGHGKFAVHSVNTPVEVCGMQVAPGDIVHMDENGAVKFPEECLDDVIKYAERLREIESKRQGMMRNTNDVEELIKIMSGLYD comes from the coding sequence ATGGAACAAAATAACAAATTAGAAGAACTTAAGCAATTTGACACTCCAAGTATTACAAATGTGGTAGCTACTTATCCTGATAAAGACTATTGTCTTGGATTATATCATCCATGGAAAGGAAAGTGGTATACAGATCAAACATTGAAATGCATGTATCCTGAATTGGGCAGAACGGTAGGATATGCGGTAACCTGCACTTATGGCCTTCCCGACCCGAACTTTACAAATTTGAAATTTGCCGATGTGTTGAGGGCAGTTGCAAAAATGTCAAAACCGGTTGTTTTAATTGTAAAACAGAACATGCCGGAAGAAATTAAAAATATCAATGGCATGCTGGGGGGCAATATGATGACTGCATTAAAATCTGCTGGTGTAGTCGGCGTTATTTCTGATGGCCCTTCCAGGGATATTGATGAAATTCGGCCTTTAAAAATGCAGTACATGTTAACAGGTATTACGGCCGGACATGGCAAATTTGCTGTACATTCTGTTAACACTCCCGTTGAAGTATGCGGCATGCAGGTTGCCCCCGGAGATATCGTTCATATGGACGAAAATGGCGCAGTAAAATTTCCGGAAGAATGTTTAGATGATGTAATTAAATATGCAGAAAGGCTAAGAGAAATTGAATCGAAACGTCAGGGAATGATGAGAAATACTAATGATGTAGAAGAATTAATTAAGATTATGAGTGGATTATACGACTAA
- a CDS encoding ketose-bisphosphate aldolase: MIVSFKDMLQNATDGKYAVGAFNIGNKDILDATIAAAEEKKIPAIVAVSVPEMNFLGDEFFSYVKVRLKKSEAQFCLHLDHGSNLEDIKRAINNGCTSVMIDASNKSFEENVNITKEVVDYAHSLNVYVEGELGTIGNTGNSSCGEGLDTSIIYTDPDKAKEFCELTGVDALAVAIGTSHGMYPKGKTPKLRIDILQKIRERTSAFLVLHGGSGNADEEVIESIRHGISKINISSEVKKAYFEELYKYLGEYPDSVKTQVVFQSPIKAAKDKIVEKMKMFMKN; the protein is encoded by the coding sequence ATGATAGTGTCTTTTAAGGATATGTTGCAGAATGCAACGGATGGGAAATATGCAGTAGGAGCCTTTAATATCGGGAATAAAGATATTTTAGATGCGACTATTGCTGCAGCAGAAGAAAAAAAGATTCCTGCAATTGTTGCCGTATCTGTGCCGGAAATGAATTTTTTAGGGGATGAATTTTTTTCTTATGTAAAAGTACGCCTGAAAAAATCGGAAGCCCAATTTTGTTTACACCTGGACCATGGTTCAAATTTGGAAGATATAAAACGAGCTATCAATAATGGCTGTACTTCGGTAATGATTGATGCATCAAATAAAAGCTTTGAGGAAAATGTAAATATTACTAAAGAAGTAGTTGATTATGCACATTCATTAAATGTTTATGTTGAAGGAGAATTAGGAACAATTGGAAATACAGGTAATAGTTCCTGCGGAGAAGGGCTTGATACTTCAATCATCTATACAGATCCGGATAAGGCAAAAGAATTCTGTGAATTGACAGGAGTAGATGCTTTAGCAGTTGCCATCGGAACTTCCCACGGAATGTATCCGAAAGGGAAAACGCCAAAACTAAGAATTGATATTCTTCAAAAAATTCGTGAAAGAACATCAGCTTTTCTTGTATTACATGGAGGTTCAGGTAACGCTGATGAAGAAGTGATTGAATCCATAAGGCATGGGATTTCTAAAATAAATATTTCCAGTGAAGTGAAAAAAGCATATTTTGAAGAACTTTATAAGTATTTGGGAGAATACCCTGATTCGGTAAAAACTCAGGTGGTGTTTCAGTCTCCTATAAAAGCGGCAAAAGATAAAATTGTGGAGAAAATGAAGATGTTTATGAAGAACTGA
- a CDS encoding PTS mannose/fructose/sorbose/N-acetylgalactosamine transporter subunit IIC: MNNFIQALLIGLVYWLGTNRLWYGTTTVIRQPLVMAVPLGLIMGDIQTAMIIGGTLQLIYLGAIAPGGNIPADEAFAACVAIPIAIKTGISAEVAVSLAVPVGLLGVLLDTLRRTYASAFVRLADKAAEKGDGKALRRACFWYPFFAAIPLRVIPAFLAAYFGADAVQAFMNWIPAWVTNGLQVAGGVLPALGFAVTMIVIGKKSLLPYFLVGFIIMAYSGISTIGIAILGLCIALLQGNFAPATANGGESDDD; this comes from the coding sequence ATGAATAATTTCATTCAAGCACTATTAATTGGCTTGGTGTACTGGCTGGGAACCAATCGTTTATGGTATGGAACAACGACAGTTATCAGACAACCATTAGTAATGGCAGTACCCTTAGGACTAATTATGGGAGATATTCAAACAGCAATGATAATCGGCGGGACATTACAGCTGATATATTTGGGAGCCATTGCACCCGGAGGAAATATTCCGGCAGATGAGGCATTTGCAGCATGTGTAGCTATTCCCATTGCAATTAAAACAGGGATTAGCGCAGAAGTAGCAGTATCATTGGCAGTGCCGGTAGGACTGTTAGGTGTACTTCTTGATACATTACGTAGGACATATGCATCTGCATTCGTAAGACTGGCAGATAAAGCAGCAGAAAAGGGAGACGGAAAAGCATTAAGAAGAGCATGCTTTTGGTATCCTTTCTTTGCAGCAATTCCGTTACGTGTGATTCCGGCATTCTTAGCAGCATATTTTGGAGCTGACGCGGTACAGGCATTTATGAACTGGATACCGGCTTGGGTAACAAACGGATTGCAAGTAGCAGGAGGAGTACTTCCGGCATTAGGATTTGCGGTAACAATGATTGTAATAGGAAAGAAATCATTATTACCATACTTTTTAGTAGGATTTATAATAATGGCATATTCGGGAATTAGTACTATTGGAATCGCAATATTAGGTTTATGTATTGCATTGCTACAGGGAAACTTTGCCCCAGCAACAGCAAACGGAGGTGAATCAGATGACGACTAA
- a CDS encoding GNAT family N-acetyltransferase yields MYFKKIVGQKCYLSPINEEDYEKYTEWVNDMEVAAGLIFASKLIGPEAEKLTLERLSIDGYNFAIINIKKDELIGNCGFPKLDQLNKAGEVGIFIGNKDYWGKGYGQEVLKLLLDFGFNILNLHNISLKVYSFNQQAIKCYKKVGFKEAGRIRESKFIAGKAYDEIFMDILDKEYESVYINDIVGKKLQK; encoded by the coding sequence ATGTATTTTAAAAAAATTGTAGGACAAAAATGTTATTTGTCTCCGATAAATGAGGAGGACTACGAAAAATATACCGAATGGGTTAATGACATGGAAGTAGCTGCAGGACTTATATTTGCATCTAAGCTCATAGGACCGGAAGCCGAAAAATTAACTTTAGAAAGGCTTTCTATTGACGGATATAATTTTGCCATTATAAACATAAAGAAAGATGAACTCATTGGGAACTGTGGATTTCCAAAGTTAGACCAGTTAAACAAAGCAGGAGAAGTGGGAATATTTATTGGCAATAAGGACTATTGGGGCAAAGGTTACGGACAGGAAGTACTAAAACTTTTGTTGGACTTTGGCTTTAATATATTGAATTTGCACAATATCTCTCTAAAAGTATATTCATTTAATCAACAAGCAATAAAATGTTATAAAAAAGTTGGTTTTAAAGAGGCGGGGAGAATTCGTGAATCAAAATTTATAGCGGGAAAAGCTTATGATGAGATTTTTATGGATATCTTGGATAAAGAGTATGAGTCGGTTTATATAAATGATATAGTGGGGAAAAAACTGCAGAAATAA
- a CDS encoding nucleoside phosphorylase — protein MLRKEFPILEFDDTKEAVIEPHKTIEKLNVPEYGVMCFFNDILQKFKNQGKLRTVASFKSEMGENPMYELEYEGNKVAVFNPGVGAPLAASVLEEAIAMGINKFIACGSAGVLNKEIAVGHIIIPDSAVRDEGMSYHYLPPSREVEANREAVEAIKEVLKNYKYKYLISKTWTTDAFYRETPQKVKLRREEGCSTVEMEAAAFFAVAKFRNIKFGQILYGGDDVSCEEWDSRSYNTRDHIRENLFWLAVEACLKL, from the coding sequence ATGCTGAGAAAAGAATTTCCAATATTAGAATTTGACGATACAAAAGAGGCCGTTATTGAACCGCACAAAACAATAGAGAAATTAAATGTACCGGAATATGGGGTAATGTGCTTTTTTAATGATATTTTACAGAAGTTTAAAAATCAAGGTAAATTAAGGACTGTAGCCTCTTTTAAATCTGAGATGGGGGAAAATCCCATGTATGAATTGGAATACGAAGGAAATAAAGTTGCCGTTTTTAACCCTGGCGTAGGCGCTCCATTGGCTGCTTCAGTATTGGAAGAAGCAATAGCTATGGGTATAAATAAATTTATTGCCTGTGGCAGTGCCGGGGTTTTAAATAAGGAAATCGCAGTTGGTCACATTATAATACCAGATTCAGCGGTAAGAGACGAAGGAATGTCATACCATTACCTTCCACCAAGTAGAGAAGTAGAAGCTAACAGAGAGGCAGTAGAAGCAATAAAAGAGGTTTTGAAAAACTATAAATATAAATATTTGATATCAAAGACATGGACAACAGATGCTTTTTATAGAGAAACGCCGCAAAAAGTGAAGTTGAGAAGAGAAGAAGGATGTTCAACTGTTGAAATGGAAGCTGCTGCTTTCTTTGCAGTAGCAAAATTCAGAAATATAAAATTTGGGCAGATATTATATGGTGGGGACGATGTAAGCTGTGAAGAATGGGATTCAAGAAGTTATAATACAAGAGATCACATAAGAGAGAATTTATTTTGGCTTGCTGTTGAAGCCTGTTTGAAACTATAA
- a CDS encoding rhomboid family intramembrane serine protease — protein sequence MIPLRDSEPSRKVPLATLFIIFLNVMVFIKQFTLPYDEALNMVYKYAFIPARFANGLTDIRSYIPLFTSMFMHGDIIHIVSNMWSLWLFGDNVEERMGFFKFIVFYILTGLIAGFANFIFDPISNIPTLGASGAIAGVMGAYFIMFPHSRILTLIPIIPFFIRIPAGVFLFLWFISQLRSGIYGIAGGIAWWAHIFGFLSGVFLYRKFLKRRKSYNYYSK from the coding sequence ATGATTCCGCTCAGGGATAGCGAACCAAGTAGAAAAGTTCCCTTGGCTACGCTGTTTATTATATTTTTAAATGTTATGGTATTTATAAAACAATTCACCTTGCCTTATGACGAAGCTTTAAATATGGTATATAAATATGCTTTTATACCGGCACGCTTTGCCAACGGATTGACCGACATTAGATCTTATATTCCCTTGTTCACAAGTATGTTTATGCATGGGGATATAATTCATATCGTCAGCAATATGTGGTCATTATGGCTATTTGGCGATAATGTGGAAGAACGTATGGGATTTTTTAAATTTATTGTTTTTTATATATTAACCGGCTTGATAGCAGGATTTGCCAATTTTATCTTTGACCCGATATCAAATATACCGACGCTGGGAGCCTCAGGAGCTATTGCGGGGGTGATGGGAGCCTATTTCATAATGTTTCCTCATTCCAGAATATTAACTTTAATCCCTATTATTCCGTTTTTCATACGGATACCTGCCGGGGTTTTTCTGTTTTTATGGTTTATTAGCCAACTTCGTTCGGGTATTTATGGAATTGCAGGGGGAATAGCCTGGTGGGCCCACATATTTGGTTTTTTGTCAGGAGTATTTTTATATAGGAAATTCCTCAAAAGAAGGAAAAGTTACAACTATTATTCCAAGTAA
- a CDS encoding D-isomer specific 2-hydroxyacid dehydrogenase family protein, whose product MKKVAIVNANSFGRYFPEFIDILKENVGEVTRFKFPSDISAEELSKKLQGYSYLIVGTTPKFSKKFFEKTPSVEYIARFGIGYDNVNVLGAKEFGVVASNIPGYLEKEDVAEQAVALVLALCKHIVNANAAVRKDEWNVDRGRFLGRRINGKTVGILGFGNIGSTFARILSKGFQCKILAYDPYLSAEEIERRGGEKRELNDLLKESDIVSLHINLTKESYHLISKEKLSLMKKDAILINTARGELVDEEAVAQALENRELAGYGADVIENEPPKMDHPLLPLEYAIITPHVGTYNAECNRQMCQSVVDDVIRVYHNEKPSIVLEK is encoded by the coding sequence ATGAAAAAGGTTGCAATTGTAAATGCTAACAGTTTTGGACGCTATTTTCCGGAATTTATTGATATTTTGAAAGAGAATGTAGGAGAAGTCACAAGATTTAAATTTCCGTCCGATATTTCTGCAGAGGAACTTTCAAAAAAACTACAGGGATATTCATATCTGATTGTTGGAACAACTCCTAAATTTTCAAAGAAATTCTTTGAAAAGACCCCGTCAGTAGAATATATTGCCCGTTTCGGCATTGGTTACGATAATGTAAATGTGTTGGGAGCAAAAGAATTTGGCGTAGTTGCATCTAATATTCCCGGATATTTAGAAAAAGAAGATGTGGCAGAACAGGCAGTTGCTTTGGTGTTGGCTTTGTGTAAACATATAGTTAATGCTAATGCGGCGGTTCGTAAAGATGAGTGGAATGTCGATCGTGGAAGATTTTTAGGACGTAGAATCAATGGAAAGACAGTAGGAATCTTAGGATTTGGTAATATCGGTTCAACTTTTGCAAGAATATTATCTAAAGGATTTCAGTGTAAGATTTTAGCATATGATCCCTATTTATCAGCAGAGGAAATTGAAAGACGTGGAGGAGAAAAGCGAGAATTAAATGATTTGTTAAAAGAAAGTGATATTGTTTCATTGCATATTAACTTGACTAAGGAAAGCTATCATTTGATTTCGAAGGAAAAGCTGTCCCTTATGAAAAAAGATGCAATTCTTATAAATACTGCACGGGGTGAATTGGTAGATGAAGAAGCTGTTGCCCAGGCATTAGAAAACCGAGAACTCGCTGGTTATGGTGCAGATGTAATTGAAAATGAACCCCCTAAAATGGATCATCCCCTTTTACCTCTTGAATATGCAATTATTACGCCTCATGTGGGGACATACAATGCTGAATGTAACCGCCAAATGTGTCAGAGCGTTGTTGATGATGTGATCCGTGTTTATCATAATGAAAAACCCAGTATCGTACTTGAAAAATAA
- the guaA gene encoding glutamine-hydrolyzing GMP synthase yields MIIILDFGGQYSQLIARRVREAKVYCEIVPYNHPIEKIKEKSPDGIILSGGPASIYAANSPKCSGKIFEMGVPVLGICYGNHLIAQHFGGNVKRSPSREYGITEVKINKSSLLFEGLENKMNCLMSHTDYIEKAPEGFNIIGSTEKCPVAAMENPKYKIYGVQFHPEVVHTEKGKEILSNFLFKICKCIGNWNMDDFIEFSINAIRNQIGKGKAICALSGGVDSSVAAVLVHKAIGDNLTCVFVDHGLLRKDEAKQVITVFKEKFHMNLIAVDAKERFLEKLKGITEPEKKRKIIGEEFIRVFEKEQKKLSGIEYLVQGTIYPDVIESGTGRAATIKSHHNVGGLPKDVNFQLVEPLRQLFKDEVRKVGKNLELPEEIVQRQPFPGPGLAIRVLGEVTEEKLKIVRESDFIFRDEIKKANLEKEIWQYFALLPGVRSVGVMGDERTYSYTVALRAVTSTDGMTADFAKIPLDILEKISNRIVNNVENVNRVVYDITSKPPSTIEWE; encoded by the coding sequence TTGATAATTATTCTTGATTTTGGGGGGCAATACAGTCAGCTTATAGCCAGAAGAGTAAGAGAAGCAAAAGTATATTGTGAGATAGTACCATATAATCATCCTATCGAAAAAATAAAAGAGAAATCTCCTGACGGAATAATTTTGTCGGGAGGTCCTGCAAGTATTTATGCAGCAAATTCACCGAAATGCAGTGGGAAAATATTTGAGATGGGAGTTCCCGTATTAGGTATATGTTATGGCAATCACCTCATAGCTCAGCATTTTGGCGGAAATGTGAAGAGATCTCCGTCAAGAGAATATGGAATAACCGAAGTGAAGATAAATAAAAGCAGTTTATTGTTTGAAGGATTAGAAAATAAGATGAATTGCTTAATGAGTCATACGGACTATATTGAAAAAGCTCCCGAAGGTTTTAATATTATAGGCAGTACGGAAAAATGTCCTGTAGCAGCTATGGAAAATCCAAAATATAAAATTTATGGAGTGCAATTTCATCCGGAAGTTGTCCATACTGAAAAAGGAAAAGAGATATTATCCAATTTTTTATTTAAAATATGTAAATGTATTGGCAACTGGAACATGGATGATTTTATTGAATTTTCCATAAATGCTATAAGAAACCAAATCGGAAAGGGAAAAGCTATATGTGCCCTGTCTGGAGGAGTAGATTCTTCTGTGGCAGCAGTTCTTGTCCATAAAGCCATAGGAGACAATCTTACATGTGTCTTTGTAGACCACGGATTGCTGAGAAAAGATGAAGCCAAACAGGTAATAACTGTATTCAAAGAAAAATTTCATATGAATCTTATTGCTGTAGATGCGAAAGAAAGGTTTTTAGAGAAACTTAAAGGAATAACAGAGCCTGAAAAGAAACGAAAAATTATTGGAGAAGAATTTATAAGAGTATTTGAGAAAGAACAGAAGAAACTTTCAGGGATTGAATATTTGGTTCAGGGGACCATATATCCCGATGTAATAGAGAGCGGAACAGGAAGGGCAGCTACTATTAAAAGCCATCATAATGTAGGAGGACTTCCGAAAGACGTAAATTTTCAATTGGTCGAACCTTTAAGACAGCTTTTTAAGGACGAGGTAAGGAAAGTAGGGAAAAATCTGGAGCTTCCTGAAGAAATAGTACAAAGGCAGCCTTTCCCGGGGCCGGGTCTTGCTATTAGAGTATTGGGCGAGGTAACGGAAGAAAAACTGAAAATTGTTCGTGAATCGGATTTTATATTTAGAGATGAAATAAAAAAAGCTAATTTGGAAAAAGAAATTTGGCAGTACTTTGCGCTTCTCCCCGGAGTGAGAAGTGTAGGAGTAATGGGAGATGAAAGGACTTATTCTTACACTGTGGCCTTAAGGGCAGTTACCAGCACAGATGGAATGACCGCAGATTTTGCAAAGATACCTTTAGATATATTAGAAAAGATTTCAAACAGAATAGTTAATAATGTAGAAAATGTTAACAGAGTTGTTTATGATATTACGAGTAAACCACCAAGTACGATCGAGTGGGAATAG
- a CDS encoding zinc-dependent alcohol dehydrogenase, with product MEIPKETKYGCLTSKFHAEVRMISLPDELKSGEILIRQEACNICTADYTQWLGQREHRGYPMAGGHEGVGTVIAKADDVYEFNLGDRIAFIFPYCGHCKNCKMGRQDECTCREKVKLPLKGTQQYFGFSQYMVRHSRYCVKISRKLPLPEACFVEPVATVLNAQNNLTHRLGDTVLVIGGGTMGLLNAEVERLRGSKVIVSEVMEEKLKKAEEMGFETINPQETDIKTVIDEFTDHKGLDIVILAVGNQVALNQALDLIKKKNGQILFFSASYPSAELNIPANRIHYDKLRLLGAFNSTLIDFYQASRLLGNKLVNVSKLVDSIYDLNDIQEAFKRASEPNTYRVCVKLNEWEDE from the coding sequence ATGGAAATTCCAAAAGAAACTAAATACGGTTGTTTGACATCAAAATTTCATGCGGAAGTTCGTATGATTTCTCTTCCTGACGAATTAAAATCAGGAGAAATTTTGATTCGCCAGGAAGCATGTAACATCTGTACTGCAGATTATACACAATGGCTTGGACAACGGGAACATCGAGGTTATCCCATGGCCGGTGGACATGAAGGCGTGGGAACTGTAATTGCAAAGGCCGATGATGTATATGAATTTAATTTGGGAGATCGAATCGCTTTTATTTTTCCATATTGTGGGCATTGTAAAAACTGTAAAATGGGAAGACAGGATGAATGTACATGCCGAGAAAAAGTAAAGCTTCCGTTAAAGGGGACCCAACAATATTTTGGATTTTCACAATACATGGTTCGTCATTCAAGATACTGTGTAAAAATTTCAAGAAAATTGCCATTGCCGGAAGCATGTTTTGTAGAACCTGTTGCCACAGTATTAAATGCTCAGAACAATTTAACCCATCGCCTTGGAGATACGGTTCTTGTTATCGGAGGAGGAACTATGGGTTTATTGAATGCTGAAGTTGAGAGATTACGCGGATCAAAGGTAATTGTCTCAGAGGTGATGGAGGAAAAATTAAAAAAAGCTGAAGAGATGGGATTTGAAACTATAAATCCGCAGGAGACAGATATAAAAACTGTGATTGATGAATTTACCGATCATAAAGGTCTGGATATAGTCATTCTTGCAGTTGGAAATCAGGTTGCTTTGAATCAAGCCTTAGATCTTATTAAGAAGAAAAACGGGCAGATATTGTTCTTCTCAGCCTCATATCCGTCAGCTGAATTGAATATACCGGCAAATAGGATCCACTATGACAAGTTAAGACTTCTTGGGGCATTTAATTCAACATTGATTGATTTCTATCAAGCATCGAGATTATTGGGGAACAAATTAGTCAATGTGAGCAAGCTGGTTGATTCAATATATGATTTAAACGATATACAAGAAGCTTTCAAACGAGCCAGCGAACCGAACACTTATCGTGTCTGCGTTAAATTGAACGAATGGGAGGATGAATAG
- a CDS encoding DpnD/PcfM family protein produces the protein MKYYVTIEELVSKAFEVEADDACKAAQITERKYKCGEFILDPGSLVCKQMMVEDENNISATEWMEF, from the coding sequence ATGAAATATTATGTTACAATTGAAGAGTTGGTCAGCAAGGCATTTGAGGTTGAAGCTGATGATGCTTGCAAGGCGGCACAAATTACAGAGAGAAAGTACAAATGTGGCGAATTTATTTTAGATCCCGGTAGTTTGGTATGTAAACAGATGATGGTTGAAGATGAAAATAACATATCCGCAACGGAATGGATGGAGTTTTGA
- a CDS encoding PTS system mannose/fructose/sorbose family transporter subunit IID → MTTNVAERKLTRKDVIKAWLRYYTVTEVGNSYERLTALAFGFGMAPVLEKLYGDNPEQLKEAYKRHVSFYNSEGTWGSLIVGIAMALEEENANKVSKPEYDSATDEENATEMITNIKIGLMGPLAGIGDSIDMGTIRPIFLSLFIPLAAKGNILGGIGPLVLFGVYMSFLAYFLVRQGYTLGRDSVASVLQSGRISKLIDSAGVLGLFMMGALSASYVKLTTKVVINTSGGAFKIQDTLDGMLPKLLPLAVVFLIYYYIKKRGPKYLRIVGAIIGFSLLLSLLGIV, encoded by the coding sequence ATGACGACTAATGTAGCGGAAAGAAAGCTTACAAGGAAAGACGTGATAAAGGCATGGTTGAGATATTATACAGTAACTGAAGTAGGAAACAGTTATGAACGACTGACAGCTTTGGCATTCGGATTTGGAATGGCACCGGTACTGGAAAAGTTATATGGAGATAATCCGGAACAGCTTAAAGAAGCATATAAACGTCATGTTTCGTTTTATAATTCAGAAGGAACATGGGGTTCACTGATAGTGGGAATAGCCATGGCGCTGGAAGAAGAAAACGCAAATAAGGTGTCCAAGCCGGAATATGATTCGGCAACAGATGAAGAAAATGCAACAGAGATGATAACGAATATTAAGATAGGTTTGATGGGACCTTTGGCAGGAATCGGAGACTCCATCGATATGGGAACTATACGACCAATTTTCCTATCTTTGTTTATACCGTTAGCAGCAAAAGGGAACATTCTTGGAGGAATCGGACCGTTAGTACTATTTGGAGTGTACATGTCATTCTTGGCATACTTCTTGGTGAGACAAGGATATACATTAGGACGAGACTCGGTAGCAAGTGTATTACAGTCGGGAAGAATCAGTAAATTAATAGACTCGGCAGGAGTATTGGGTCTGTTCATGATGGGAGCATTGAGTGCATCCTATGTAAAACTAACGACAAAGGTAGTTATCAATACAAGTGGAGGAGCATTTAAGATCCAAGATACATTGGATGGAATGTTACCGAAGTTATTACCTTTAGCAGTAGTATTTCTAATTTATTATTATATTAAAAAGAGAGGTCCGAAATACCTGAGAATTGTAGGTGCGATTATAGGATTTTCATTGTTGTTGTCATTATTAGGTATCGTTTAA